In Herbaspirillum seropedicae, a single window of DNA contains:
- a CDS encoding GIY-YIG nuclease family protein, with protein sequence MAFYVYLLRCSDGSYYVGHTDNIEMRMAQHHSAALRCYTSTRLPVQLLKTESFGTREEALAAEQQLKGWTRRKKEAWLAGNFEELRRLAKKTFN encoded by the coding sequence ATGGCGTTCTATGTTTATCTTTTGCGCTGTTCGGATGGAAGCTATTACGTAGGTCATACGGACAATATCGAGATGCGGATGGCGCAGCATCACTCAGCTGCGCTGAGGTGCTACACGTCGACTCGATTACCGGTTCAGCTCTTGAAGACCGAAAGCTTCGGGACAAGAGAAGAGGCACTGGCGGCAGAGCAACAACTGAAAGGCTGGACCCGTAGGAAGAAGGAAGCCTGGCTCGCAGGAAATTTTGAAGAATTAAGACGACTCGCTAAAAAGACATTCAACTGA